A portion of the Vibrio coralliirubri genome contains these proteins:
- the aspS gene encoding aspartate--tRNA ligase, with protein sequence MRTHYCGNLNKSLAGQTVELCGWVNRRRDLGGLIFIDMRDREGIVQVVVDPDMKDIFPIANQLRNEFCIKFTGEVRVRPDSQVNKDMATGEVELYATGLEIINRSEALPLDFNQTNSEEQRLKYRYIDLRRPEMSDRIKLRARASSFVRRFLDENLFLDIETPVLTKATPEGARDYLVPSRVHKGSFYALPQSPQLFKQLLMMSGFDRYYQIVKCFRDEDLRADRQPEFTQIDIETSFMTSQEVRNVTEKLVHDMWKELLDVELGQFPVMPFSEAIRRFGSDKPDLRNPLELVDVADLVKDVEFKVFSGPANDEKGRVAVIRVPGGAKLTRKQIDGYAEHVNIYGAKGLAWMKVNDRAAGMEGIQSPVAKFLSEDVINGILDRTQAESGDIILFGADKAGIVAEAMGALRLKLGTDLELTDTSAWAPLWVVDFPMFEEDGEGNLHAMHHPFTSPLSVNAEELKANPAAANSDAYDMVINGYEVGGGSVRIHNAEMQTAVFGILGIEAQEQQEKFGFLLEALKYGTPPHAGLAFGLDRLAMLLCGTENIRDVIAFPKTTAAACLLTDAPSLANPASLEELAIAVKLAEKKEQA encoded by the coding sequence ATGCGTACCCATTACTGTGGTAACCTGAACAAGTCCCTGGCGGGACAAACTGTAGAACTGTGCGGCTGGGTAAACCGTCGCCGTGATTTAGGCGGTCTTATCTTTATTGATATGCGTGATCGTGAAGGCATCGTTCAGGTTGTTGTCGATCCAGATATGAAAGATATCTTCCCGATCGCTAACCAACTGCGTAATGAATTCTGTATCAAGTTTACTGGTGAAGTACGTGTTCGTCCGGACAGCCAAGTAAATAAAGACATGGCTACTGGTGAAGTAGAACTTTACGCGACTGGTCTAGAGATCATCAACCGTTCAGAAGCGCTTCCACTAGACTTCAACCAAACGAACTCTGAAGAGCAGCGTCTTAAGTACCGTTACATCGATCTTCGTCGTCCAGAAATGAGCGACCGTATCAAGCTTCGTGCACGTGCTTCTAGCTTCGTTCGTCGTTTCCTAGATGAGAACCTATTCCTAGACATCGAAACGCCAGTACTAACAAAAGCGACACCAGAAGGTGCTCGTGACTACCTAGTACCAAGCCGTGTTCACAAAGGTAGCTTCTACGCACTTCCTCAATCTCCTCAGCTGTTCAAGCAACTGCTGATGATGTCTGGTTTTGACCGTTACTACCAAATCGTTAAATGTTTCCGTGATGAAGATTTACGTGCTGACCGTCAGCCTGAATTTACTCAAATCGATATCGAAACATCTTTCATGACTTCTCAAGAAGTACGTAACGTGACTGAGAAGCTTGTTCACGATATGTGGAAAGAACTTCTAGATGTTGAACTAGGTCAATTCCCAGTAATGCCTTTCTCTGAAGCGATTCGTCGTTTCGGTTCTGATAAGCCAGACCTACGTAACCCACTAGAGCTAGTTGACGTTGCTGACTTGGTTAAAGACGTTGAGTTCAAAGTATTCTCTGGCCCAGCTAACGACGAAAAAGGTCGCGTAGCGGTTATCCGTGTACCAGGTGGTGCTAAGCTAACTCGTAAGCAAATCGACGGTTACGCTGAACACGTAAACATCTACGGCGCGAAAGGCTTAGCTTGGATGAAGGTTAACGACCGTGCTGCAGGCATGGAAGGTATTCAATCTCCAGTTGCTAAGTTCCTAAGCGAAGACGTAATCAACGGTATTCTAGATCGCACTCAAGCTGAATCTGGCGATATCATTCTGTTCGGCGCAGACAAAGCGGGCATCGTTGCTGAAGCAATGGGCGCACTTCGTCTTAAACTAGGTACGGATCTAGAGCTAACAGACACATCTGCATGGGCTCCACTGTGGGTTGTTGACTTCCCAATGTTCGAAGAAGACGGCGAAGGTAACCTACACGCAATGCACCACCCATTCACATCACCACTAAGTGTGAACGCGGAAGAGCTAAAAGCGAACCCAGCAGCAGCAAACTCTGATGCATACGACATGGTAATCAACGGCTACGAAGTAGGCGGCGGTTCTGTACGTATTCACAACGCAGAAATGCAAACAGCGGTATTTGGTATCCTAGGTATCGAAGCACAAGAGCAACAAGAGAAGTTCGGCTTCCTACTTGAAGCACTTAAGTACGGTACGCCACCTCACGCAGGTCTAGCATTCGGTCTTGACCGTCTAGCAATGCTGCTTTGTGGTACTGAGAACATCCGTGACGTTATCGCATTCCCGAAAACAACAGCTGCAGCATGTCTACTAACAGACGCGCCAAGCCTAGCGAACCCAGCATCACTGGAAGAGCTAGCAATCGCAGTTAAATTGGCAGAGAAAAAAGAGCAAGCGTAA
- a CDS encoding methyl-accepting chemotaxis protein has protein sequence MNPIKLWRALFLPKSNGWNSNEVRQADILLLFTFIAFFVGVYSLIKWTKHEEQLLVATSVFLIAFELVSALLLRITRKPSLALNFGFVGMAVHALNIIYQSGGVVESTQAYWVPLLVVAFFLSGTRIVALVWSGLVIGVSLVMTSAHLDGFEFPQLVLTPEAIVVETWSGVIMPLVVICIAQAFTAKQKEVAIEMAEDAISESQQIANQATQSEGRLSIVLDQANSNSESLQGVSVHLDQQSQDLHAQVEVLNINCESQASAAEQMSQQLHQMTQGIEESNSFVGELKERSEAVGTKAQKSSESLEASTSAISQIIQSNQEIMKVADLITSVAEQTNLLALNAAIEAARAGEQGRGFAVVADQVRELSAKSSHSAIEIRTLLDRSKEEVEHGRAIIETTANEMNGIISEVQTISTDVNQLTNIMAMQMSSLKELDLASSEVAQSVAETKSVSGLVANYGSELTGHVTSVKELVESLNSVVSQAK, from the coding sequence ATGAACCCAATCAAGCTGTGGCGCGCGCTGTTTCTACCCAAAAGTAATGGATGGAATAGCAACGAAGTCAGACAAGCCGATATCTTATTACTCTTCACTTTTATCGCATTCTTCGTGGGTGTCTACAGCCTCATCAAGTGGACCAAGCATGAAGAGCAATTACTGGTTGCCACTTCCGTATTTCTTATCGCCTTTGAATTAGTTTCAGCGCTTTTATTACGCATTACCCGAAAGCCTAGCTTGGCATTGAACTTTGGCTTTGTCGGCATGGCGGTGCACGCCCTGAATATCATCTACCAAAGCGGTGGCGTGGTTGAGTCTACTCAGGCTTATTGGGTGCCGTTGTTAGTGGTTGCTTTTTTCCTGTCAGGAACTCGGATTGTCGCCCTTGTATGGAGTGGGTTAGTGATTGGCGTTTCACTGGTGATGACTTCAGCTCATCTTGATGGCTTTGAATTTCCGCAGTTAGTACTTACTCCGGAAGCGATAGTGGTTGAAACGTGGTCTGGTGTGATCATGCCGCTGGTGGTGATTTGCATTGCTCAAGCCTTTACCGCTAAGCAAAAAGAGGTGGCGATTGAAATGGCAGAAGATGCGATTTCGGAAAGCCAACAGATTGCCAATCAAGCGACGCAAAGTGAAGGTCGACTTTCTATTGTCCTTGACCAAGCGAACTCAAACTCTGAAAGCTTACAGGGCGTATCTGTCCATTTAGATCAGCAGTCTCAAGATCTGCATGCTCAAGTTGAAGTGTTGAACATCAATTGCGAATCTCAGGCGAGTGCAGCAGAACAGATGAGCCAACAACTGCATCAAATGACTCAAGGCATCGAAGAATCCAATTCATTCGTGGGTGAACTGAAAGAGCGCAGTGAAGCGGTCGGAACCAAAGCGCAGAAGAGTTCAGAATCACTAGAAGCCTCAACCAGTGCAATCAGCCAGATCATTCAAAGTAATCAAGAGATCATGAAAGTCGCTGATTTGATTACCTCGGTTGCTGAGCAAACCAACTTATTAGCTCTTAACGCAGCAATAGAAGCAGCACGCGCCGGAGAGCAAGGGCGAGGTTTTGCGGTAGTTGCAGACCAAGTGAGAGAGCTATCGGCGAAAAGTAGCCACTCCGCGATAGAAATTCGAACCTTATTAGACCGAAGTAAAGAAGAAGTGGAACATGGAAGAGCCATCATTGAAACCACGGCCAATGAAATGAACGGCATTATCTCCGAGGTTCAAACCATCTCGACCGACGTTAACCAACTGACTAATATTATGGCGATGCAGATGAGCTCATTGAAAGAACTCGATCTCGCGAGTTCAGAAGTGGCACAGAGCGTTGCAGAAACTAAATCCGTGTCAGGTTTAGTCGCTAATTATGGTTCTGAACTGACCGGGCATGTCACCTCAGTAAAAGAACTGGTCGAAAGCTTAAACAGCGTGGTTTCCCAAGCTAAGTAA
- a CDS encoding DUF72 domain-containing protein, with amino-acid sequence MDDRVITTETLPLRLGLTMWSHSEWQSQFYGKGTKPAERLEKYTQVFHTVEGNTTFYATPSVSTVHNWKAASHDDFKFTFKLPKFITHQQQLRHCQAELKEFLMTMSPLHDRIGQWTIQLPHSFEPSMLPALQKFCTLFPKDMLLGVEVRHLGFFDKGDAEKRFNQWLVEEGINRIIMDSRPVFSAPPTTEAVIDAHQKKPRVPVHAIATANNPMIRFIGHPDQEPNIEFFKPWFAKIPNWINEGKQPYLMIHTPDNNHAPELATAIYKRLQKQVSENTSLLLPDLAQFPAQKGNHQISMF; translated from the coding sequence ATGGATGATCGTGTAATAACAACAGAAACTTTACCTCTAAGACTTGGATTAACCATGTGGTCTCACTCTGAGTGGCAAAGTCAGTTCTATGGCAAGGGAACCAAGCCTGCCGAACGCCTAGAAAAGTACACGCAAGTTTTTCATACTGTTGAGGGCAACACGACCTTTTACGCTACGCCAAGTGTGTCTACCGTTCATAATTGGAAAGCCGCCAGTCACGATGATTTCAAGTTCACCTTCAAATTGCCCAAATTCATCACCCACCAGCAGCAACTCAGACACTGCCAAGCAGAGCTCAAAGAGTTCTTGATGACCATGTCGCCACTGCACGACCGCATTGGCCAATGGACGATTCAACTGCCACATAGCTTTGAACCCAGCATGCTGCCTGCCCTACAAAAGTTTTGCACCTTATTCCCAAAAGATATGCTGCTCGGCGTCGAAGTTCGACACTTGGGTTTCTTTGACAAGGGCGATGCGGAAAAACGCTTCAACCAATGGCTGGTTGAGGAAGGCATCAATCGCATCATTATGGACAGCCGCCCCGTTTTCTCTGCGCCACCCACCACAGAAGCGGTGATCGATGCGCATCAGAAAAAACCGCGTGTTCCTGTTCATGCAATTGCGACCGCCAATAACCCAATGATTCGATTTATTGGTCACCCAGACCAAGAACCTAACATTGAGTTTTTTAAGCCTTGGTTTGCCAAAATCCCAAACTGGATCAATGAAGGCAAGCAGCCCTATTTAATGATCCACACCCCAGACAATAACCACGCACCTGAACTTGCGACTGCTATTTATAAGCGGCTACAAAAGCAAGTGTCTGAAAATACGTCATTATTACTGCCCGATCTGGCTCAGTTTCCGGCTCAAAAAGGCAATCATCAAATCTCGATGTTTTAA
- the cmoA gene encoding carboxy-S-adenosyl-L-methionine synthase CmoA, with protein MSNTDNIFSAPIDKIGDFTFDARVAEVFPDMIQRSVPGYSNIISAIGMLAERFVKPHSNIYDLGCSLGAATLSMRRHIQQEGCTIFAIDNSEAMVERCKLHVNAYRSDTPVEVIEADIREVEIKDASVVVLNFTLQFLSPDDRYALLEKIHAGLRPGGILILSEKYVFEDESSNELLIDLHHDFKRANGYSELEVSQKRSAIENVMRPDSIPVHRERFDKIGFSSSEVWFQCFNFGSMFAVK; from the coding sequence ATGAGCAACACAGACAATATCTTTTCCGCTCCTATTGATAAAATTGGAGACTTCACCTTTGATGCAAGGGTTGCTGAAGTATTTCCGGATATGATTCAACGTTCGGTGCCTGGCTATAGTAATATCATCTCTGCAATCGGCATGCTGGCTGAGCGCTTTGTAAAGCCACATTCAAATATTTATGACCTTGGCTGCTCGCTTGGTGCTGCGACACTTTCAATGCGTCGTCACATTCAGCAAGAAGGCTGCACGATTTTCGCTATCGATAATTCAGAAGCCATGGTTGAGCGCTGCAAATTGCACGTTAATGCTTACCGCAGTGACACGCCGGTAGAAGTGATTGAAGCCGACATCCGTGAAGTCGAAATCAAAGACGCTTCTGTTGTAGTGCTTAACTTTACGCTGCAATTTCTTTCTCCAGATGATCGATACGCTCTGCTTGAGAAAATTCACGCTGGCCTGCGCCCAGGCGGGATCTTAATCCTGTCAGAAAAATACGTATTCGAAGATGAAAGCTCAAATGAACTGCTTATCGACCTGCACCATGATTTCAAACGTGCTAACGGGTACAGCGAGCTAGAAGTAAGTCAGAAGCGCAGCGCAATTGAAAACGTGATGCGCCCAGATTCGATCCCTGTTCACAGAGAGCGATTTGATAAGATTGGCTTCTCAAGCAGCGAAGTCTGGTTCCAATGTTTCAACTTTGGTTCAATGTTCGCGGTAAAGTAA
- a CDS encoding ATP-dependent zinc protease, which yields MFKRLSPIVAVGLLSGCTLTNGATYHQETLDAISRSETNIANKVQNLELQLSNQSDYIESLEDEITTLSSQLDTHLTNMEHKVIEELEEEEPVAVAVAPIAPTSQPTILGGIEKVSIDSISQSFDARVDTGATTSSLNAVDIKEFERNGKNWVKFHLDDKAQAEEDQKWIEAPVVRYVKIRQSTNDQTERRAVIELWVKVGKIHEKAQFTLADRSQMSHPVLLGREFIKDIALVDVSKKYVQTEVK from the coding sequence ATGTTTAAGCGATTATCGCCTATTGTGGCGGTTGGTTTGCTCTCTGGCTGTACTCTTACAAATGGTGCTACCTATCACCAAGAAACTCTCGACGCTATTTCCCGCTCAGAGACAAACATCGCAAATAAGGTTCAAAATCTTGAACTGCAACTAAGCAATCAAAGTGATTATATTGAAAGCTTAGAAGACGAAATTACTACCCTTTCTAGTCAATTAGATACCCATCTAACGAACATGGAACACAAGGTTATCGAAGAGCTAGAGGAAGAAGAACCTGTCGCTGTTGCCGTTGCTCCTATCGCTCCTACATCACAACCGACTATCCTTGGCGGCATCGAAAAAGTGTCTATCGACTCGATCTCCCAAAGTTTTGATGCTCGTGTTGATACTGGCGCAACCACCTCTTCTTTAAACGCTGTCGATATCAAAGAATTCGAACGTAACGGCAAGAACTGGGTTAAATTTCACCTAGACGACAAAGCCCAAGCTGAAGAAGACCAGAAATGGATTGAAGCGCCTGTTGTACGTTATGTAAAAATCCGTCAATCAACCAATGATCAAACAGAACGTCGAGCTGTGATCGAATTATGGGTGAAAGTTGGAAAAATCCATGAAAAAGCGCAATTTACATTGGCGGATCGCTCTCAAATGAGTCACCCTGTATTACTAGGGCGCGAATTTATCAAAGACATAGCGCTAGTAGATGTAAGTAAAAAGTACGTACAAACGGAAGTTAAATAA
- a CDS encoding alpha-L-glutamate ligase-like protein produces the protein MFDQFTSPFRLKDKGIMGMNKRNHSYIGRYNDRSKYPLVDDKLKTKIIAEQAGATVPKLIGVIGHQAEVKTIHKMVKEWPGFVIKPAQGSGGKGILVVTSHKDGVYTKPSGSTINEEDVERHISNALAGLFSLGGKNDVAVVENLIKFDECFDGFSYEGVPDVRIIVFKGYPVMAMMRLSTSASDGKANLHQGAVGVGICIATGKAVRAVQFDHPVTHHPDTGKELALLQVPHWEKLLTLASSAWEMTGLGYMGTDMVLDQEEGPMVLELNARPGLAIQIANGAGLLPRLHHIENLGTPAEYPKPAERVAYAAKQFGVHGSEIVPN, from the coding sequence ATGTTTGATCAGTTTACTTCACCGTTTAGGTTGAAAGACAAAGGCATAATGGGAATGAACAAGCGTAACCATAGTTATATTGGTCGCTACAATGATCGTTCCAAGTATCCACTCGTTGATGACAAGCTTAAGACTAAAATCATTGCTGAACAGGCTGGTGCTACTGTACCAAAACTGATTGGCGTGATTGGTCATCAAGCTGAAGTAAAAACAATCCACAAGATGGTAAAAGAGTGGCCGGGTTTCGTAATCAAGCCAGCTCAAGGCAGTGGTGGTAAAGGTATCCTTGTTGTGACTTCTCACAAGGACGGCGTTTACACCAAGCCATCAGGTTCGACTATCAATGAAGAAGACGTAGAGCGCCACATCAGTAACGCTCTCGCGGGTCTTTTCTCACTCGGTGGTAAGAACGATGTTGCTGTAGTTGAAAACCTCATCAAGTTTGACGAGTGTTTTGACGGCTTCAGTTACGAGGGTGTACCAGATGTACGAATCATTGTATTCAAGGGCTACCCTGTAATGGCGATGATGCGTCTATCGACTTCAGCTTCTGATGGTAAAGCTAACTTGCACCAAGGTGCTGTGGGTGTAGGTATTTGTATCGCTACGGGTAAAGCTGTTCGTGCGGTTCAATTTGACCACCCAGTGACTCACCACCCAGATACGGGGAAAGAGTTGGCGCTACTACAAGTGCCGCATTGGGAAAAGCTGCTGACACTTGCATCAAGTGCTTGGGAAATGACAGGCCTTGGCTACATGGGTACGGACATGGTTTTAGACCAAGAAGAAGGCCCAATGGTACTGGAGCTAAACGCTCGTCCTGGATTAGCAATACAGATTGCAAACGGCGCAGGTTTATTACCTCGCTTGCATCATATTGAAAACCTGGGTACACCAGCTGAATACCCAAAACCAGCAGAGCGCGTTGCCTATGCTGCTAAGCAATTTGGTGTTCACGGCAGCGAAATTGTTCCAAACTAA
- the cmoB gene encoding tRNA 5-methoxyuridine(34)/uridine 5-oxyacetic acid(34) synthase CmoB, producing the protein MFNFANFYQLIAQDTRLQPWLNVLPQQLTDWQNAEHGDFDRWLRALNKIPQGVPDQVDLKNSVTISSSTPFHTGELKKLESLLKTFHPWRKGPYTVHDIHIDTEWRSDWKWDRVLPHISPLKNRSVLDVGCGNGYHMWRMLGEGARLTVGIDPSHLFLVQFEAIRKLMGDDQRAHLLPLGIEQLPKLEAYDTVFSMGVLYHRRSPLDHLIQLKDQLVSGGELVLETLVIEGDENAVLVPVDRYAQMRNVYFFPSARALKRWLEQVGFEDVRIVDENVTTIGEQRTTEWMTHNSLPDYLDPNDPSKTVEGHPAPRRAILVATKP; encoded by the coding sequence ATGTTTAATTTTGCCAATTTTTATCAACTTATTGCCCAAGATACTCGCCTTCAGCCGTGGCTAAATGTCCTGCCACAGCAACTGACCGATTGGCAAAATGCAGAGCACGGTGATTTTGACCGCTGGTTACGTGCACTAAACAAGATTCCACAAGGTGTGCCAGACCAAGTTGATCTGAAAAATTCAGTGACGATTAGCAGCTCAACACCGTTTCACACGGGCGAGCTTAAAAAGTTAGAAAGCCTATTAAAGACGTTCCACCCATGGAGAAAAGGACCTTACACGGTTCACGATATTCATATCGATACTGAATGGCGCAGTGATTGGAAATGGGATCGTGTGCTTCCACATATCTCTCCATTGAAAAACCGTTCGGTTCTCGATGTAGGTTGTGGCAATGGTTACCACATGTGGCGCATGCTGGGTGAAGGTGCCCGCTTAACGGTTGGTATCGATCCTTCTCACCTGTTCTTGGTTCAGTTTGAAGCAATTCGTAAGTTGATGGGCGATGACCAACGAGCTCACCTATTACCTCTAGGTATTGAGCAGCTGCCAAAGCTAGAAGCCTACGACACGGTATTCAGCATGGGCGTGCTTTACCATCGTCGTTCACCACTGGACCACTTGATTCAACTAAAAGACCAATTGGTGTCTGGCGGTGAACTGGTTCTTGAAACCTTGGTTATCGAAGGCGACGAAAATGCGGTACTGGTTCCTGTTGACCGTTACGCGCAAATGAGAAACGTCTACTTCTTCCCTTCAGCTCGCGCACTGAAACGCTGGCTAGAACAAGTTGGTTTTGAAGACGTACGAATCGTTGACGAAAATGTCACGACAATTGGTGAACAACGCACCACAGAATGGATGACACACAACTCTCTTCCAGATTACCTAGATCCGAACGATCCAAGTAAAACGGTTGAAGGTCACCCTGCACCGAGACGTGCGATTCTGGTAGCAACAAAGCCATAG
- the ruvC gene encoding crossover junction endodeoxyribonuclease RuvC — translation MSIILGIDPGSRITGYGVIRQNGRHLYYLGSGCIRTSEKELPGRLKQIYAGVSEIITQFQPDVFAIEQVFMAKNADSALKLGQARGSAIVAAVNADLPVHEYAARLIKQAVTGNGGADKSMVQNMVMSMLKLPAKPQADAADALGVAITHANTNKTLVALAGKATGARKGRYR, via the coding sequence ATGTCTATTATCTTAGGGATTGACCCTGGCTCGCGTATTACCGGCTATGGCGTGATTCGTCAAAATGGTCGCCATCTATATTACTTAGGTAGCGGTTGTATCCGCACCTCTGAAAAAGAATTGCCGGGCCGACTCAAACAAATCTACGCAGGTGTGAGCGAAATCATCACTCAGTTTCAGCCGGATGTGTTTGCGATAGAGCAGGTCTTCATGGCGAAGAATGCGGATTCTGCACTTAAGCTGGGACAAGCTCGTGGCAGTGCGATAGTGGCAGCGGTAAATGCTGATCTGCCCGTTCATGAATATGCGGCTCGCCTAATCAAACAAGCAGTGACAGGTAATGGTGGTGCAGATAAGTCTATGGTTCAGAACATGGTGATGAGCATGCTTAAGTTACCCGCTAAACCACAGGCCGATGCTGCCGATGCTCTAGGCGTAGCGATCACTCACGCCAACACCAATAAAACCTTGGTAGCTCTTGCTGGTAAAGCGACAGGCGCGAGAAAAGGGCGTTACCGTTAA
- the ruvA gene encoding Holliday junction branch migration protein RuvA, whose product MIGRLRGTLIEKQPPELLIEVSGVGYEVQMPMSCFYELPNVGEEAIIYTHFVVREDAQLLYGFNTVKERALFREVIKANGVGPKLGLGILSGMTASQFVQSVEREDISTLVKLPGVGKKTAERLVVEMKDRLKGWGAGDLFTPATDAAPIDSMPAVHDAEEEAVSALLALGYKPTQASKVVSQVAKDGMTSEQLIREALKSMV is encoded by the coding sequence GTGATCGGACGTCTACGCGGTACATTAATAGAAAAACAGCCACCAGAATTACTAATCGAAGTGAGTGGCGTTGGCTATGAAGTTCAAATGCCAATGAGCTGTTTTTATGAATTACCAAATGTGGGCGAAGAGGCAATCATCTACACGCACTTTGTTGTACGTGAAGATGCGCAGCTACTTTATGGTTTTAACACGGTTAAAGAGCGTGCGCTGTTCCGTGAAGTGATCAAAGCAAACGGTGTGGGTCCTAAGCTTGGCCTTGGCATTCTTTCTGGCATGACAGCCAGTCAATTTGTGCAGAGTGTTGAGCGTGAAGACATCTCGACGCTGGTTAAACTTCCGGGTGTGGGTAAGAAAACCGCTGAACGTCTGGTTGTTGAAATGAAAGACCGCCTGAAAGGGTGGGGCGCGGGTGACCTATTTACTCCAGCGACAGATGCAGCTCCGATTGATTCTATGCCAGCCGTTCACGACGCGGAAGAAGAAGCGGTAAGTGCACTACTTGCATTAGGCTACAAGCCGACTCAAGCTTCTAAGGTGGTTTCTCAAGTGGCTAAAGATGGCATGACCAGCGAACAGTTGATTCGCGAAGCTCTGAAATCGATGGTTTAA
- a CDS encoding inactive transglutaminase family protein gives MTSRIPFYISIFLLIVAGITLSMFRHTTYGVPWTPGETRQVWDVEARIEFNAVGKEAKVSLAAPHTQSNYTLIGESASSPGYGISYLNTESGRRAEWSIRYADGPQTIYYKTQFLVDNQAKVDAIAPEGEVSQPSFDGPEEAASLALIDRATKRSADNITFTRELIKTLNDPDSQNSALILNNMTKVEATHKLLSAAKIHNKVVGVIELEDGRRRQSIQNMIQIWDNDEWILFSPESSEQQVQPNLLIWDESNVSLLDVVGGQNSKVHFSMIAQEVSPTEATNSKVSADQLLNLSIHSLPLEEQAMFKTIMLIPIGALIVVFLRVIIGLKTSGTFMPVLIAVAFVQTQLVTGIVGFLLIVGTGLIIRSYLSKLNLLLVARISAVIITVIMIISVFTVVAFKVGLTEGLSITFFPMIILSWTIERMSILWEEEGAKEVMLQGGGSLFTAVLVYLGMTNPFIQHLTFNFIGLQLVILATILLLGNYTGYRLTELRRFKPLAED, from the coding sequence ATGACGTCAAGAATTCCATTTTATATCTCTATATTCCTGCTTATCGTGGCAGGTATAACACTGAGTATGTTCAGACATACGACCTACGGTGTACCTTGGACTCCAGGGGAAACCAGACAGGTTTGGGACGTTGAAGCTCGCATCGAGTTCAACGCAGTAGGCAAAGAAGCAAAAGTTTCCTTAGCGGCTCCTCATACTCAGTCTAACTACACACTTATCGGCGAATCGGCTTCATCGCCGGGTTACGGTATCTCTTACTTGAATACCGAATCAGGTCGCCGCGCAGAGTGGTCTATTCGATACGCAGATGGCCCTCAAACCATCTACTACAAAACACAATTCCTAGTCGACAACCAAGCAAAAGTTGATGCTATCGCACCAGAAGGTGAAGTCTCGCAACCAAGCTTCGACGGCCCTGAAGAAGCGGCTTCTCTTGCATTGATTGATAGAGCGACAAAACGTTCTGCAGACAATATCACTTTTACCCGTGAGCTCATCAAAACACTTAATGATCCAGACAGCCAAAACTCAGCGCTGATTCTGAACAACATGACCAAAGTGGAAGCGACACACAAGCTACTTTCAGCGGCGAAAATACACAACAAAGTGGTCGGTGTTATCGAGCTAGAAGATGGTCGTCGTCGTCAGTCGATTCAAAACATGATTCAGATCTGGGATAACGACGAGTGGATTCTGTTCTCTCCTGAATCAAGCGAACAACAAGTTCAACCAAACCTACTCATCTGGGACGAATCAAACGTTTCTCTACTGGATGTTGTTGGCGGTCAGAATAGTAAAGTTCACTTCTCTATGATTGCTCAAGAGGTTTCACCAACGGAAGCAACCAATAGTAAAGTCTCTGCTGATCAACTATTAAACCTTTCAATTCACAGCCTACCGCTAGAAGAGCAAGCGATGTTTAAAACCATCATGCTGATTCCTATCGGTGCTCTGATTGTTGTGTTCCTACGTGTCATCATCGGTTTGAAAACGTCTGGTACGTTCATGCCAGTACTGATTGCGGTAGCCTTTGTACAAACACAACTGGTAACGGGTATTGTTGGCTTCCTACTTATTGTAGGTACGGGTCTGATTATTCGAAGTTACTTGTCCAAACTCAACTTGCTCTTGGTAGCCAGGATATCCGCCGTAATCATCACGGTAATCATGATTATCTCTGTGTTTACTGTGGTCGCGTTTAAAGTGGGTCTGACTGAAGGTCTATCCATTACATTCTTCCCAATGATTATCCTATCTTGGACTATCGAACGTATGTCTATCCTATGGGAAGAAGAAGGCGCGAAAGAAGTAATGCTGCAAGGTGGTGGCTCTCTATTCACTGCAGTTCTTGTTTACTTAGGCATGACTAACCCGTTCATTCAGCACTTAACGTTTAACTTTATTGGTTTACAACTTGTTATTCTAGCGACCATCTTGCTACTAGGTAACTACACAGGATACCGTCTAACCGAGCTTCGTCGCTTTAAACCGCTAGCGGAGGACTAA